A stretch of Desulfobacter hydrogenophilus DNA encodes these proteins:
- a CDS encoding substrate-binding periplasmic protein, with the protein MFNFFCRLRRIFLFIGIIFFFAPPCAGSAPVLRLATDPWPPYSLGQKGGALESGYTFDIGTEVSKRLHCTLKADLLPWRRVLACMKNGTYDITFPIQSKLERKAFMVFTNVILEDRVFLWHRKDRKDGLSEWQTIDDLKPYTIGIVAGYTYRDKMDQAIENGIIKTEKINSPECNFKKLLGKRFDAFLESESVVMSFFQKYPEYRNQITYAPQIVSKDVFRIGISKKSPFAQMVPEINRIIHEMKEDGTIDRIMTLIK; encoded by the coding sequence ATGTTTAATTTTTTTTGCAGACTCAGACGCATTTTTTTATTTATAGGCATTATTTTTTTCTTCGCGCCACCCTGTGCCGGAAGTGCACCGGTGCTCAGGCTCGCCACAGATCCCTGGCCCCCCTATTCTTTAGGACAGAAAGGGGGGGCGTTAGAAAGTGGGTATACGTTTGATATCGGCACCGAGGTGAGTAAACGCCTCCATTGCACATTAAAGGCGGATCTTCTGCCATGGAGGCGGGTGCTGGCCTGCATGAAAAATGGCACCTACGATATTACCTTCCCCATTCAAAGCAAGCTGGAACGAAAGGCTTTCATGGTTTTCACCAATGTAATTCTTGAGGACCGAGTTTTTCTATGGCACCGGAAAGACCGTAAGGACGGCCTGTCCGAATGGCAAACCATTGATGATCTCAAACCTTACACCATCGGCATTGTTGCAGGATATACCTACCGGGACAAGATGGACCAGGCCATAGAAAACGGCATTATAAAAACAGAGAAAATCAACTCGCCTGAATGCAACTTTAAAAAACTTTTAGGAAAACGGTTTGATGCATTTCTGGAAAGCGAATCCGTTGTGATGAGCTTTTTTCAAAAGTATCCGGAATACAGAAACCAGATCACTTATGCACCCCAAATTGTATCCAAGGATGTCTTCAGAATCGGAATCTCAAAAAAATCACCGTTTGCACAGATGGTACCGGAGATCAACAGGATAATTCACGAGATGAAAGAGGATGGAACCATTGACCGAATTATGACACTTATAAAATAA
- the tesB gene encoding acyl-CoA thioesterase II, which translates to MTDSIRQNVLKELLGLLSLEKIEADIFRGQSQDLGYGAVFGGQVLGQALSAASRTVPDPLCAHSLHGYFLRAGDATCPIVYMVERTRDGRSFTTRRVKAVQKGRTIFSMSASFHKFEEGFDHQDPMPDVKGPDGVESDYNMMVRYAKDIPENIVKKLLYPNPIELRVVNPVNPFHPVPMPPDKFVWFRATGPLPDDAATHRYMLAYASDFHLVPTALYPHGKTFWSRDMQVASLDHAIWFHRDFRMDDWLLYVIHSPSAAMGRGLNRGAIYTRDGKLVASVAQEGLIRRVDKNKVSD; encoded by the coding sequence ATGACAGATAGTATCAGACAAAATGTACTTAAAGAGCTTTTGGGGCTACTCAGCCTGGAAAAAATTGAAGCGGACATATTTCGGGGCCAGAGCCAGGATCTGGGCTACGGCGCCGTATTCGGTGGCCAGGTCTTAGGTCAGGCATTGTCTGCAGCATCCCGCACAGTGCCGGACCCTCTTTGTGCCCACAGCCTGCACGGATATTTCCTACGGGCCGGAGATGCCACCTGCCCCATTGTCTATATGGTGGAGCGCACCCGGGACGGCCGCTCGTTTACCACCCGGCGGGTCAAGGCCGTACAAAAGGGCCGGACCATCTTTTCCATGTCAGCCTCATTTCACAAATTTGAAGAAGGATTTGATCACCAGGATCCCATGCCTGATGTTAAAGGCCCTGACGGCGTGGAAAGTGATTACAACATGATGGTCCGCTATGCTAAGGATATTCCTGAAAATATTGTAAAAAAACTATTGTATCCCAATCCCATTGAACTGCGGGTCGTCAACCCGGTAAATCCCTTTCATCCCGTCCCCATGCCGCCGGACAAATTCGTATGGTTCAGGGCCACCGGTCCCTTGCCTGACGATGCCGCAACCCACAGGTACATGCTGGCCTATGCATCGGATTTTCACCTGGTCCCCACAGCGCTTTATCCCCATGGCAAAACCTTCTGGTCCCGGGACATGCAGGTGGCAAGCCTGGATCATGCCATCTGGTTCCACAGGGATTTCCGGATGGACGACTGGCTGCTCTACGTGATCCACAGTCCCAGTGCCGCCATGGGCCGGGGACTTAACCGCGGCGCCATCTACACCCGGGACGGTAAACTTGTGGCCAGCGTGGCCCAGGAAGGACTGATCAGAAGAGTGGACAAAAACAAAGTATCAGATTAG
- a CDS encoding prolipoprotein diacylglyceryl transferase family protein, protein MGTIFFVVGLGLLIGLVLIWGFKTLPKEKWQMVAAFPLEKLEQGQWRGMNLTWYGLLSANAYTFGVIMVVVLAASAGIPIAVLVLLTVLLLAVTIPASKIIARIVEKKKATLTIGGAVFAGVVTAPWIIMLVNVTLGTAFNFHVPVAVMMACLSIGYTFGESLGRLACLSFGCCYGKPLSQCTGHTRKVFKHFNVVFTGDTKKVAYASELAGEELIPIQIITAVIYAISGLVGTLLFLQGFAGTALVETLMVTQIWRVVSEFFRADFRGQRKFSMYQIMALAAIAYTIVLLAFFPDPEVVVSLNKGFKALWHPGMILFFQGVWIVSFLHSGRSTVTASKISFHVVKENI, encoded by the coding sequence ATGGGGACCATTTTTTTTGTTGTTGGGCTGGGTTTGCTGATTGGTCTTGTATTGATATGGGGATTTAAAACGTTGCCTAAAGAAAAGTGGCAGATGGTAGCGGCCTTCCCCTTGGAAAAGCTGGAACAGGGCCAGTGGCGGGGGATGAATCTGACCTGGTACGGGCTTTTGTCTGCCAATGCTTACACCTTTGGCGTGATCATGGTCGTTGTTCTGGCCGCATCCGCCGGGATACCCATTGCTGTCTTGGTGTTGCTGACTGTTCTGCTGCTGGCCGTGACCATTCCGGCTTCTAAAATTATTGCCCGGATTGTTGAGAAGAAAAAAGCCACCCTGACCATTGGCGGGGCCGTGTTTGCCGGTGTGGTGACCGCACCCTGGATCATCATGCTGGTGAATGTTACCTTGGGTACGGCCTTTAACTTTCATGTGCCTGTTGCTGTGATGATGGCTTGTTTGAGCATTGGGTATACCTTTGGAGAATCTTTGGGGCGTCTTGCCTGCCTGAGTTTTGGCTGCTGCTATGGCAAGCCGTTGAGCCAGTGTACCGGCCACACCCGAAAAGTATTTAAACATTTTAATGTGGTCTTTACAGGGGATACCAAAAAAGTGGCTTATGCGTCGGAGCTGGCCGGTGAAGAGTTGATTCCCATCCAGATCATCACCGCCGTGATTTATGCGATATCCGGTCTTGTCGGCACCTTGCTGTTTCTCCAGGGGTTTGCCGGCACCGCACTTGTGGAAACCCTGATGGTGACCCAGATCTGGCGAGTTGTGTCTGAATTCTTCAGGGCGGATTTCAGGGGCCAACGCAAATTTTCCATGTATCAGATCATGGCACTGGCAGCCATTGCTTACACCATCGTGCTGCTGGCCTTTTTTCCTGATCCCGAGGTGGTCGTTTCTTTGAATAAAGGATTTAAAGCCCTGTGGCATCCAGGCATGATTCTGTTTTTCCAGGGCGTCTGGATTGTCTCCTTTCTTCATTCGGGCCGAAGTACTGTTACTGCATCTAAAATTTCCTTTCATGTGGTCAAGGAAAATATTTAA
- a CDS encoding phosphatidylserine decarboxylase: MKHQYIERKTRQVRTEILKADSVISTIYSSIRENSFFLFRLMTSARMSSVIGAVSYDLPFFTLPTDARTFLAAHGIDLSEVAGDPAKLDTLRKVFERKIRYEQLRPMPEDVSAVVSPADSRLLVGAFSKNSTLFIKGKFFDFYELIGRDKPQWLGAFEAGSFAVTRLTPDKYHYNHTPVAGTVLDIYEIDGYFHSCNPGAVVREVTPYSKNRRVVTIIDTDVPGGTGCGLVCMVEVVAMMIGKIVQCYSKKGYENSQAVVPGLFMEKGCPKSLYRPGSSTTIVIFQKQRICFSKDLLENQVRTDVSSRFSEGFGRPLVETEVTVRSSIGHACAFGETATLGDL; this comes from the coding sequence ATGAAACATCAATATATAGAACGTAAAACCAGGCAGGTGAGAACAGAAATCCTTAAGGCAGATTCCGTTATCAGCACCATTTATTCGTCAATTCGTGAAAATTCTTTCTTTTTGTTTCGTCTGATGACTTCGGCCCGAATGTCCAGTGTGATCGGGGCTGTTTCCTATGATCTGCCTTTTTTCACTCTCCCGACTGATGCGAGAACCTTTCTGGCTGCCCACGGTATTGATTTAAGTGAGGTGGCAGGAGACCCTGCAAAACTGGATACCCTTCGAAAAGTTTTTGAGCGCAAGATTCGGTATGAACAGCTTCGCCCCATGCCGGAAGACGTTTCTGCTGTGGTCTCTCCGGCAGATTCCCGTCTTCTGGTGGGGGCCTTTTCAAAAAACTCAACCCTGTTTATTAAGGGCAAGTTTTTTGATTTTTATGAGCTTATCGGCCGGGATAAACCCCAGTGGCTTGGGGCCTTTGAAGCTGGCAGTTTTGCCGTAACCCGGCTTACCCCGGATAAATATCACTATAACCATACGCCCGTGGCCGGAACGGTATTGGATATTTATGAGATAGACGGATATTTTCATTCCTGTAACCCCGGGGCTGTGGTCCGGGAGGTCACGCCTTACTCTAAAAATAGGCGGGTGGTCACCATCATTGATACGGATGTACCCGGGGGCACCGGATGCGGGCTTGTGTGCATGGTGGAAGTGGTGGCCATGATGATCGGAAAAATTGTCCAGTGCTACAGTAAAAAAGGCTATGAAAATTCCCAGGCTGTGGTGCCCGGACTTTTCATGGAAAAGGGGTGCCCCAAAAGCCTGTACCGTCCGGGGTCCTCCACAACCATTGTTATATTTCAAAAGCAGCGTATCTGTTTTTCCAAAGACTTACTGGAAAATCAGGTTCGCACCGACGTGAGCAGTCGTTTCAGTGAAGGGTTTGGCAGACCCCTTGTGGAAACCGAAGTGACCGTGCGTTCAAGTATCGGCCACGCATGCGCTTTTGGTGAAACTGCAACTTTGGGAGATTTGTAA
- the arfB gene encoding alternative ribosome rescue aminoacyl-tRNA hydrolase ArfB translates to MKISDHISIPDTSIEFYPIRSRGPGGQNVNKVSSGVHIRFDIHASDLSDEIKAKLLSLNDRRITRQGVIVIKAMTFRSAAKNRENGLERLAELIRSAVRPVKRRKPTRPTRASKTRRLDSKNKRGRIKTLRKRIDI, encoded by the coding sequence TTGAAAATATCCGATCACATATCCATCCCGGACACCAGCATCGAGTTTTACCCCATCCGGTCCCGGGGACCTGGTGGGCAGAATGTGAACAAAGTGTCTTCAGGTGTTCATATTCGTTTTGATATTCATGCCTCGGACCTTTCGGATGAAATTAAGGCAAAGCTTTTGTCCCTCAACGATAGGCGAATTACCCGGCAGGGGGTTATTGTGATCAAGGCCATGACCTTTAGAAGTGCTGCAAAAAACCGTGAGAACGGATTGGAACGGCTTGCGGAATTGATCAGAAGTGCTGTCCGGCCTGTGAAAAGAAGAAAACCTACCCGGCCCACTCGAGCATCGAAAACCAGGCGCCTTGATTCGAAAAATAAGCGCGGCAGGATTAAAACATTAAGAAAAAGAATCGACATATAG